In Desulfovibrio aminophilus, the genomic stretch GCTCTGCCGGAGCGCCCGCACCCGGGCCAGCACTTCGGCCTCGGTCAGGCCCAGGCGCTCGCCCACCACGGCGTAGGGCCGCGATTCCAGGGGAAAGTCGGACTGGATGATGTCGAGAATCCGCTTGTCGAAATCGTCCATGAAAACCTCCGCGCCTTGGTCAGTACGTGCCCGGCCGGGGCTTGTCAACGCGCGGGCTTTGCGCAAAAGCCCGGCCTGGGCTAGGATGCCTCCCATGAACACCGACGACCGCCCCAAGAGCCGCTCCCAGAAGAAACGCGACATGATCGCCCTGCAGGACATGGGCGCGCGGCTGCAGGAGCTCTCCCCCGAAGCCCTGGGTCGCGTGGAGATGCCCGAGGACCTACGCCGGGCCGTGCTCGACGCCAAGAAGATGAAGAACCACGAGGCGCGCCGCCGCCAAGTCCAGTACATCGGCGTGCTCATGCGCGACGCCGACCCCGAGCCCATCCGCCGGGCCCTGGAGATCAAGGACCAGGACCGGCTGGCCGACTCCCGCGCCTTCCAGCGCCTGGAACGCTGGCGCGACGGCCTGGTGGAGGCCCTGCCCGGCGTGGCCGAGGAAATCCTCGCGGCCTGCCCCGGCGCGGACCTGGAGCGCCTCTCCCGCGTGGCCGCCGAGGCCCGGCGCGAACGCGAGAAGAACGCCCCGCCCAAGGCCTTCCGCGCCCTGTTCCGGGCCCTGCGCGATCTGGAATCCGAGGCCTGAACAGGGCTTGACGCGCCGCCGCCGGGACTTATTTCAACACAGCACGATTCCCCCAACGACAAGGAGCATTCCCGTGATCTTCGAATACGCCGGCATCGTCACCGAACTGGAGGACCGCGTCTGTCCGCACTGCAACAAGCCCCTGGACCCCTGGGTGGCCCCTCCGGGCTCGGGCTGGGGCATCATCATGGTCTGCAACAACAACGAGTGCCCTCATTTCCAGGATTCGGACAAGGACATCATCAACAAGCGCGACGACTCCAACCTGGGTTGCCGCTACGCGGAAAACCCGGACAACGGCTACAAGCCCTTCAATCTCGTGGCCCTCTGCCGCTGATCGCGGCCGTCGGTTGGAAACACCCACGGGGCGGCCTCCGGGCCGCCCCGCTCTTTTCCGGGCCCCGCCGTGTTTCCTTTCCCTGGCTTTGGTGATAGGCCTTCACTCCCGGCCGCGAACGGCCGCAAGGAGTCCATCGTGATCCGTCTCCGAGGCAACGCGACCGCCCTGATCGCCCTCGTGGGGGCCTGCAGCCTCTGGGCCAGCTCCTTCGTGGTCCTGAAGGTGGCCTTCCGCCACTACGATCCCATGCTGGTGATCTTCGGCCGCATGGCCGTGGCCAGCCTCTGCTTCGCCCTGGCCTGGAAGGGCCTGCGCTCCAGCTTCACCTACCGCAGGGGGGACTGGAAGCCCCTGCTGTTCATGGCCGTGTGCGAGCCGTGCTTCTACTTCATCTTCGAGGCCCTGGCCCTGAAGCACACCGACGCCTCCCAGGCGGGCATGATCACGGCCATGCTGCCCCTGCTGGTGGCCGTGTCCGCGCGCTTCGTGCTCAAGGAGCACATCTCGCGTCGCACCCTGGCGGGCTTCGGCCTGGCCATCGCGGGGGTGGTCCTGCTCTCGGCGGGCGGCCGGGCCACGGAATCCTCGCCCAATCCGGCCCTGGGCAACTTCATGGAGTTCCTGGCCATGGTCTGCGCCACGGGCTACATGATCACCCTCAAGTCGCTCTCCGCGCGCTACTCGCCCTGGGTGCTCACGGCCCTGCAGGCCTTCGTG encodes the following:
- the yjgA gene encoding ribosome biogenesis factor YjgA, giving the protein MNTDDRPKSRSQKKRDMIALQDMGARLQELSPEALGRVEMPEDLRRAVLDAKKMKNHEARRRQVQYIGVLMRDADPEPIRRALEIKDQDRLADSRAFQRLERWRDGLVEALPGVAEEILAACPGADLERLSRVAAEARREREKNAPPKAFRALFRALRDLESEA
- a CDS encoding DMT family transporter, which produces MIRLRGNATALIALVGACSLWASSFVVLKVAFRHYDPMLVIFGRMAVASLCFALAWKGLRSSFTYRRGDWKPLLFMAVCEPCFYFIFEALALKHTDASQAGMITAMLPLLVAVSARFVLKEHISRRTLAGFGLAIAGVVLLSAGGRATESSPNPALGNFMEFLAMVCATGYMITLKSLSARYSPWVLTALQAFVGAVFYLPLALGPWAPPVGGFHPLGLAAILYLGMFVTIGGYGFYNYGMSKIPANQASAFINLIPVITLFLGWALLDEQLTAAQYAASALVLAGVFLSRDRRAA